A single window of Nerophis ophidion isolate RoL-2023_Sa unplaced genomic scaffold, RoL_Noph_v1.0 HiC_scaffold_106, whole genome shotgun sequence DNA harbors:
- the LOC133547440 gene encoding gastrula zinc finger protein xLCGF3.1-like, which yields MTTEADGDHCGGSQADKLLAPLSDSEDTTSHSPDTDDEDSKDDKTCHTDNTHFTCPHCHKTFKYHCRLKRHMRTHTGEKPYVCSICGKGFVEKQSLKKHTILHTGENPFICSICGKGFVETHKLKEHMRTHTGEKPFSCSICGLSFSRKQHLKVHMRTHTGKKHFSCSVCGKGFTNGHNLKVHMTTHTGEKSFICSICSRGFVLSKYLKVHMRMHTGEKPFSCSICSLSFSRKEHLKVHMRRHTGKKPFSCSTCGKGFTQSQSLKIHKRTHIGEKPFSCSICGKGFTQSQSLKEHMKIHSVEKPFSCSICCKDFLNRQSVKVHMRTHTGEKPFPVQTVVKVSHKVRM from the coding sequence atgacaacagaagctgatggagaccactgtggaggatcacaagcagacaagctcttagctccactatcagatagtgaggacacaacgtcacactctcctgacactgatgatgaagactctaaagatgataagacatgtcacactgacaacactcacttcacatgtcctcactgtcacaaaacttttaaataccattgtcgtctgaaaagacacatgagaacacacactggagaaaaaccttatgtctgttcaatctgtggtaaaggttttgttgaaaagcagagtttgaaaaaacacacaatattacacactggtgaaaacccttttatctgttcaatctgtggtaaaggttttgtcgaAACTCACaaattgaaagaacacatgagaacacacaccggtgaaaaacctttttcttgttcaatctgtggcttatctttttcaaggaagcaacatttgaaagtacacatgagaacgcacactggcaaaaaacatttttcctgttcagtctgtggtaaaggttttacaaatggtcacaatttgaaagtacacatgacaacgcacactggagaaaaatcttttatctgttcaatctgtagtagagGTTTTGTTCTAAGtaaatatttgaaagtacacatgagaatgcacactggagaaaaacctttttcttgttcaatctgtagcTTATCTTTTTCAAGGAaggaacatttgaaagtacacatgagaagacacactggcaaaaaacctttttcctgttcaacctgtggtaaaggttttacacaaagtcagagtttgaaaatacacaagagaacacacattggagaaaaacctttttcttgttcaatctgcggtaaaggttttacacaaagtcagagtttgaaagaacacatgaaaatacacagtgtagaaaaacctttttcttgttcaatttgtTGTAAAGATTTTTTAAATCGACAGtctgtgaaagtacacatgagaacacacactggtgaaaaaccttttcctgttcaaactgtggtaaaggtttcacacaaagtcaggatgtga